Below is a window of Tolypothrix bouteillei VB521301 DNA.
TCCAAGGTACGGGAATCACCATAAATATTAACTCTCCCCAGAACTTAGTTGCTTCTCCTGCGTCATAACACTTACGCACTGAGTTTTTTTATTAAAACCGTATCAAGACCACAGACCATACCAAGCGAGAATGGAGGTTAGGCTTGTTTAAATCCCGTATCGTAAAAACCGCAATTGCATTCACATCCTATCTAGCAGCGACCGTCACTGCTCCACACCAAGCATTAGCGCAGCTGAATGTAGGGCGTTATGGAATCCAACCAGGGCTAGAGCCAAATTATCTTCAATACCAATTGTCCGGGCGGGATTTGACCCAACTGCGCGGTATCCCCGCTTGTCATGTAGGCTTTGGTGCGGGCTGTGATAAGTCTGCAGCAATACTCCAACAAATAGTAGAATCCAACAACGGGCCAACATACCAAGAGTTAATTATCCGCGCTGCTGGGGGGCAAGCAAACTTCCAAAATTTTGCCTCCTATTACGGCAACAATCCCAATCTCTCATTAGTACCTTTGTCCTCATTCTGGGCTAATGATGACCCACATATTCTAGATGGATATAGATATACCCTTGGACAGCCAGTTAATAGAACACCCGTACAAGGTTTGGGGGAAGTAACGAAAAACTTCTACTGGTCGCCAGAGAGAAGTGGAACCTCCGAAAGCTTGCGCGACGGATTGCTGGATTTGAAATACTCCTACGGACGTTTGCTTTTAGAAGAAGTCGCGAAAATTCCTAATGCCCAGCAACAAATCCAGGCTTTAAATCTCCCATCAGATGTTAAACAATTTTATACACGTCAACTTACTCAAGGGGTAAGTTCATTAAGGAGTGGAAATCAGGCACAACTTCAAAACAACCTTCTTGAAGTACTGTCAATGCCATTCAATCACAGTAACGCAGAGTACAATCGTCCTCCGCTTGGTATTCCTGAAGAGTATGCTTCACTTACTGGGATCGCTCTACCAGGGGAGTCTTTTATTGCTGTCGGACCAACAGATTTACCAGTTGGAGAAGTTGCTGAGCTAGGTTCTCCTTTTTTGGTTGAAGGAAACGTTGTATCGCAAGTCCCCAGTGGTCAACGTGCTAGTGGGTTCCCCTTCTGGGTACTTGGTGCCATACCCCTAGCCCTGTTACCTTTTGCCTTTGGTGGCGGTGGTGGAGATGATGACTCAAATACAGAAAATGTACCACCTTCAGTGACACCTCCAGTTGGAGAACAGCCTCCTAGCGAACAACCGCCTGTGACACCTCCAGTTGGAGAACAGCCTCCCGGAGAACAACCGCCTGTGACACCTCCAGTTGGAGAACAACCTCCCGGAGAACAACCACCTGTGACGCCTCCAGTTGGAGAACAGCCTCCCGGAGAACAACCGCCTGTGACACCTCCAGTTGGAGAACAACCTCCCGGAGAACAACCACCTGTGACGCCTCCCGGAGAACAACCACCCGGAGAACAACCACCTGTGACGCCTCCAGTTGGAGAACAGCCTCCCGGAGAACAACCACCTGTGACGCCTCCAGTCAAGATACCCGAGTCCTCAACATTGACACCCCTGTTGGTACTCACACTGGTAATGTCTTTATTTGGTTATAAAAAGTGGTATGTACGCAGAGGATAAACTACCTTAAATAATTTCGTTTCAGCGAACTAACAGCTTTCAATTCCAGGATGGACACTGCTTGGCAAAAACACCAAATTCCTCTTTCGATCGGCTCCGGTGGTGTACACATCTTTAGAGAGCTCCCTAAAACACCCGATAAATTAGGGGACTTGAAAATTTTCCCCCCCTTTTTAAGCTAAGGTGGTGTACACATCTTTAGAGAGCTCCTTAAAACTCCCAATAAATTGGGAGACTTGAAAAATTTTCCCCCTTTTTAAGGGGGGAACTTCATTCCAATTCTCCCTTTTCACGATGTTTCATCTCTTTTCTAGAGATCTGTACACCACCGTAGCTGGGGTTGGGGGAGATGGGGGAATCTGTAAAACTTTAATCCATCACTAAAAACTTTTCAGATATCCCCAAGATTGCGATATCTATCCTAAAGACAAGATGCTTGCATTTCAATAAATGTTGAATCCTTTTTTATTTTAAATATTGATTGTTACAGTATTCTTGAGTAGGTGTTACAGAAACCACTTCTACTTCTACTGACTTTCCCGAATCTGGGTTAATAAGAAATTCACTAGCTCCCACATGGGGTTTTTGAGGATTTCCCCAATCATAGGTGTAACCCAAACCCGTCCAAGGGTAATGTTCGCCATTACCTTCATAGGAACTTTTGTAGATCTTTTGCAAAACAGAATTACTATCAGGTACGGGGACAGGTAATACCTTACAGGTGGAGTCACCGATTTCTGGATCGATACAGGGTCTGCTTAAATCTTCAGCCTTGACCCACATTTCTACAAAATGTGTTTTATTAGCGTATTTATTTAAAACCAAGCCTAAATATTGCTGCAATCTTAGCGAAAGCATGATGTTTCCTGGAATATTTATACCTAAACCTTTACAGGTATGGCAAAATTCTTTGACTTGATTGGCTGCTGTTAACCAAGTCTGATTGTCAATTTGTTTTAAACCGGGCTTCCAATCTGCGTTAGGGTTTTGTAGATATTTCCAACTCACCATTAGAAATTCTGTTGTGCCATTATTTATTCTTGTCTTGATTTTAGAATTACTGGTTGTCAATCCCCAAAGATTATCTACCACTTTTTCTTGGCTTGGTCTTTTTGCATCTTCAATAGAGTCATCTAATTTCTTTTTAAGGAACTTATAGCTTTCTGGCTTATTTTTTTTTAAATACTCGCTGACATCAAGGTTACTGTTTGATTGCGCTAATAATCCCCTAACTAAGATGGATTTGTCTCCTTGAGAAGTATCTTTAGCTAATAAATTAGAAGCACTCAATACCAAACAAGCTCCTATTAAGGCTACTAAAAATTGACTGTTTCGTGGTCTCATTGCTATATTAATAATTGTGTCAAAAACTTGCAGACTCAGTTGCGTCGCGATCGCATCTTAGCTGAGAGCGTGTATGAGACTTCTAAAATATTTATAAAAATTTTAAGTCCTGTAGTATTGTCAAGTCAGCCTTGACCTATCAGCCTAAGATTTTCCGATGTGGTCATCCTATTTGAGATCCAAACAAGGGGGAGCGGGGAGACAAGGAAGAGGTGTTTGTAACTCTTACACGGAGTGCTATATCAAGTTCGTAGTAGCAATGCATGGGAAGATAGTTTCTACGTTTCCCCAAATTCACTAGTTATTTCTTGCAAAATTGCATCAATATCTGTTTTTTTCAACAAGACTCCATCTACTTCTTCAAAGATTCTAATAGCTTCTTGAAATGAATCTTCAGAATCATATTGATCCTCAAAATATTCTCCATTTTTATAACCGTAAATAATTAAATTAGAATCTATTTTTTTTATAAAGTTTTGAGGATAAATAATATCTTTTACACTTTCAAAGTAACCCTTAAGATATTCATAAAAATAATTTAAAAAGCAATTGATTTCTTGACGGGAAAATTCAAATTCAAAAGGCTCTCGCAATCTTTGAGTCTCGTAACCATATATACTATTTTCTATAATTCTATAAAGACTAAAATAAACAGATCCTCTACGGTCATAAATACTCATTAAGTAATACAAACGCCCTATCTGTTTCTTGACTACCAGTAATATAGGAAAACAAAAAGATCCTTTCCAATCATCAAATAAATTACTACTCTCTCCAAAAATCCATTCTAAAATGATAAATGTTTCTGCTAAATTTAGCCTGTCTTCCCTAGTGCGATCGCTAAGATAAAGCTCGAGATAAAAGCGAAAATCATCGGCTATTGGGAGACTATTTTCTCTTAATTTTTCATACTCTGACTTATCTAACCTCCAAAGCTGATACTTAATACCAGCATGCTGTAGATCGAGCTTGCATCTCTTTTTAACTTGCTTAATGACTTGCCTCATAAGTTATCCTGATATTGGGAGCGACCTTTCGGTCATAATTGAAGAAAGCAGAAGTACGAAGGCAGAGGGCAGAAGGTTCCATTTAGAAGGGGATTCAGACCCCTCCTAAATGGTAGCGACTGAACGGAGTTCAGTCTGGGTCTTAAACCCTTGTTCCCTTTGGTCACTCGCAGAGAGCGGAGCCAGTATTCTCGAATGCCTCCTGCAAAGCTGCCCTCTGCCTTTCTTGATAAAATTTGCGACTGCACAAGTAAAACCTATTTAGGTGGATTTGAAAATTTCCAACCGTTATTTTTCCCTTCTTTTATAGTATATTGGTACTAGAAAAGAAAACAATACACCAGACATTTTTTATAGGTAGACAGCAGAATATATATCCCACCCATTGGTTCACCGAGACGAGACGAGCGTTTGTGTGGTAGCAAATTTTATTCGCCCAAAATTTATGCTCCGACAAAAGAAACAGCTTACTCTTGAAGAACAAGCCTTAATGCCAGTTATCCGAAATGAATGGATAAGAATCGCTTTGGATACTTCACCTACAAATAAACAACAAGCGGAAACTGCGATCGCATTAGCTTATGAATCTGTAGAACTAGAACCGCCCCAATAAATTCTATGGTTTGATAACCCAGTGGTAGCAGTTTCTTGGATAGCTTTAAATAAAAATTTCGTAGGGCGTTTCGTTGACTATCTCGCCCTGAAGTTTCAGCAAGCTTTAAACCTTGCCATTGAGCAACTGATTGCTCCCGTTCTTTTAGAAGAGTTAAGACTTGGATATTTTCACAAGCTCGACGAACAATTAACAGGCATCGTTGATATCTTATATACGACGCAAGAAATTGTTGGGGAAGCCCTGTTGGATCGTTTTGGTGACGATTGCGATACGCTTTGGACACGCTATATTGAAGATGCAACTGAGTGTTATGCTCGGGGGGTTGACTTTGCTAGCTGTGCTTACTACTCTTACCTAGATGCTATTGGCATTAACTACCCCATGCTCGCTTGGTGGTTAACTGCCAAACATTGTGGCTTTTGGTGGGCTTTTAAAGATGTTGCTGTTATCACTCCCAAACCTTCAGCTATTTATCTAAATACAGAAGGCAGATTATGTGCTAAAGGAATGCCTGCTGTTGTTTATTGCGGATTTAGAATATACAGCGATGGGGGGATAAACCATTGGGAAATCGATCCCGAAGGCTTTGACCTGCAAAGCTAACCTTACCAATGCAAAAGCAGCCCAACCAACACAAAGCTTTGACGTTTGGGCTGAAATTGCTGCCTTGGGTTGAAGTTAATAGTTAGTAGTTAGCTGTTCCACTAACGACTAACAACTAACAACTAACAATCTAGGAAGCTGATTCTCTGGTTGCTGCGCTAGAACCTAATTTCTTTGGCAACCCGGAGGATTCACCACGATTGGAAGACTCGCGACGTCCGCCACCTGTCCGCAGTTTGGGCTTGGGAGTCCGTTTGTCTCCTTCTTGGTTACCACCTTCTCCCCAGGACGAGCGATGTCGGTCGCGATCGCCGCCACCTTCTCCACGACGGTTTGACCGCAGTCTGGGTTTGGGGGTTGGAGGTACGAGATCTTCTTCTGGAATATCTTCTGTTTGCAACCAAGCAGGACGAGTTTGGTCGTAGGTAATTTGCAACGCTGCTGCTGCGATCGCTTGAGGATCGTATTTTTCGCTCAGCTCGTTAACAATTGGTAAGAATGAAGCCAACCGTTCGCCAGCGAGTGCTTCACGCACTTGAACTTGTAGCTTGTCTAACTGTTTTGCTTCAATTTGCGCCCTTGTGGGGATTGACAAAACTTGCCAATTTTGCTTAATGTGACGTTCAAAGAGTTGCTGTTTGCGACGTTCAAAAGGCTGTACTAAAGTAATCGCTGTTCCTTCTTTTCCTGCGCGTCCTGTACGACCAATTCTATGAACGTAAGTTTCTACGCTATCAGGTAAGTCGAAGTTGATCACGTGAGACAACTGGTCAACATCCAAACCTCGTGCTGCAATATCTGTTGCTACCACCCACCGGACTTGGCGATTGCGGAATCTAGTTAACAACCGTTCCCGCGCCTGCTGTGACAAGTCGCCATGATATTCATCTACACTGTGACCGGCTGACTGAAGTTGGTTGGTGAGTTCAGCCGCAGTCCGTCTGGTGCGGACGAAGATCAAAGCTGTTTCTGGATCTTCCATTTCCAGGATTGGCTGTAAAGCTTTTGCTTTTGTCCAATGACGGGGAACAACATAAGCCACCTGATTAATTTTATTAGGCGCAGCTTTCGGTTGCTCAACAGTTATTGTCACTGGAGAATTCAAAAATCTGTTCACCAACTGACGGATCGATGGTGGCATTGTTGCTGAGAACAAAGCTGTTTGACGTTCTTCTGGCGCTTGCGACAGAATTTTCTCAACATCATCAATAAAGCCCATGCTCAACATTTCATCGGCTTCATCCAATACCATCCACTTGACTCGATCCAGTTTTAGACTGCCTCTGTCAAGCAAATCTATGACTCGACCTGGGGTACCCACAACAATATGAACACCACGCTTGAGTTGTAAAATTTGACGGTCAATAGATTGACCCCCATAGATAGCTAGAGCTTTCAGTCCTTGGGTGCCAATAAATTCACTGATAGCATCGTGAACTTGAATGGCCAATTCACGTGTTGGCGTCAATACCAGAGCCTGCACCGCTTTTTGATTGATATCAATTCTTTCTAGAATTGGTAGTGAAAATGCAGCCGTTTTTCCCGTACCTGTTTGAGATTGACCGACAACATCACGACCTGACAAAAGATGTGGAATTGCTTGTGATTGAATGTTAGTTGGTGCGCTAAAACCCAATTTTTCTAACTGCTCAATGCGTTCGGTGGAAAGCCCTAAATCTAGAAACGAAAGGTTCATTAATTCTCCTATTAAATTGATTGGTGCTAATTGCTAAGTGCTAATTGCTAATAGTTAATAGTGAATGCTCTTTACCATTAGCTATTAGCTATTAGTTATTAGCTATTAGTTATTGACAATGTGACCGTAAAGGTCATAAGCATCAGCATTTTGGATAGTAACTGGTACGATAGACCCTAACCGGGCATTTCCTTTAACAAACACCTGCCCATCGACTTCCGGTGCAAATCTACCAGAACGACCCGCTAATTCTCCTGTTTGAGGATGTTCTTGCTCAATCAGAACATCCACAACCTTGCCAATTTCCTGCTGATTTTTCTTGAGAGAAATTGGCTGTTGAAGTTCCATCACCGCGTTTCGTCGCTCATCCATGATTTCTTGAGAAATCTGATTTGGTAAGTTGTAGGCGGGTGTTCCTTCTTCTGGCGAAAAAGTAAAGACCCCTACATGATCGAATTCATGGCGTTTAACGAATTGCAACAGATGCTCAAAATGCTCATCACTTTCACCTGGAAACCCAACGATAAACGTTGTTCGCAGCACAGCTTCCGGTAGTTCATCCTTGATACGTTCAATAATCGCATCATTTACTCTTCCTTGCCAAGGACGATTCATGGCGCGGAGAATTTCTGGATGGGAGTGTTGTAAAGGTAAATCCAGGTAGGGTAAGACATTATTGTTTTGTTTAATTACCGCTATCACATCGGGAGTCAGACCTGTGGGATAAGCATAGTGCATGCGTATCCACGGAACATTAACCTTCCCCAAAGCTCGAAGTAGTTCAGCTAACTTCGGCTTGCCATAAATATCTGTACCGTAATTGGTGGTAATTTGGGAAATCAGAATAATTTCCTGTACCCCTTGACTGGCTAACTGCTCAGCCTCGGTAACTATTGATTCTATAGAACGAGAACGTTGGTTTCCGCGTAGATGAGGAATAATGCAAAACGCGCAGCGATAATCACACCCTTCCGCAACTCGTAGATAAGCTACGCCCTCGGTTGTGGTACGGTAACGGGGTGTTGTTTCATCAGCAATATAGGTCGGTTGTTCGCTAACGAACTTAACCCGATGACCTTGTTCTACTTTCTGAATCACATCGACTATCTTATGATAATCTCCCGTTCCCACCACTGCTACGGCTTCTGGCAACTCTTCCAATAACTGTTCTTGAAAGTGCTGCGCCATACAGCCTGTGATAACGATTTTTTTATCTGCTTCTGCCAATTCTACTAGAGTTCTGACAGATTCTTCTCGTGCTGCTTCAATAAAACTACACGTATTAACTATAACGTATTCTGCTAACTCTTCATTAGTATCTACGCTGTATCCTGCTTCAACAAGCAGTCCTAACATATGCTCTGTATCAATTCTGTTTTTCTCGCATCCTAGGTGAGAAATTGCTATTGTTGGCTTGTCACCCATATCATAAAAGAGCCTTGAGGTTTTCCTTTTATATCGTTAGTTTTTTGTCAAGCGCTAGTTTCTGACTGCCTCGCACTTGCCTTTGTGTCAAGTCATTACACACACTAGATCCTTTGATCATACCTACCGAACAGCAGCAATGACCCTAAAATCTGGAGTTCATGCTATGATATCTTCAACAAACTGTTTTCCGGAGAAAAATAAACAGTCTTTAGAAAATTTTGACAATATCGCTCAATCTTTCTTAACAAATGCCCTCTGGTATTTTACATTACCGCAACGCGCCTATAATTTAGTTTACCTGTTGGGGAGCCGCCCCCTACTTTAATCTTGGTGAGAACGACAACCAATCTGCTCGATCTCGCCGCAACCAAGTATGTGTGGCTTGTTTCGAGAAGTCGCTACCCAAAGGAAAACAGCGCGTAACTACGCCATTATAACGGTAATGCGACCTCATGTGTTGAGGTTAAGCCTGCAATTTTAACAAGCAGACAGTTTTCCCTAAGGGAAGCTACCTCGCCTTTGATGAGTGGCAAACTCCTCTGTATACAGCTATTATCTTAACATATCTTAGAGAACGTTTAACGCTAAGTTACATCTTGGGACAGAAGAAATATTATTTTTTTTTAAGGGAGTGAGTGGGAACAGCAGCCGGGGAGCCGTACAGGGCGAAACGGGCTATATCCTTTTCTAGACTCTTTTAGGTATATTGACATAAAATTGGCATGACGCCCAATCAGTGTGGCGTAGAAATGCTCGGATAGAAGAAATCTATCACAGACGTACTACAAAGCGATCGCAAAAACTTTTCAGATGATTTGCTGGAAAATACACCGCAGAGTTCCCCTTATCCAAGGTTATCCATTTATGGGTAGAGTGGGGAAAGTTTTTAGGAGCGGTTAAGAACGTGGACTTATATCAGCTATTTAAAACCCGAACACCGATTATTGGCGTAGTTCACCTACTACCGTTACCTACTTCACCCCGTTGGGGAGGTAGCCTCAAAGCAGTGATTGACCGTGCCGAACAAGAAGCAACAGCTCTTGCTAGTGGAGGAGTTGACGGTATCATTGTGGAAAACTTTTTTGATGCCCCTTTTACAAAACATCAAGTCGATCCGGCTGTTGTCAGCGCCATGAGTGTGGTGACACAACGAGTACAAAGTTTGGTAACGGTACCTGTGGGCATTAATGTTTTGCGGAATGACGGCAGAAGTGCAATGGCGATCGCCACTTGTGTAAAAGCGCAGTTTATCCGGGTGAACGTGCTAACAGGTGTGATGGCAACCGATCAAGGTATTATTGAGGGAGATGCTTACCAACTCCTACGTTATCGACGGGAGTTGGGTAGCGATGTCAAAATTTTCGCCGATGTACTAGTTAAACATGCCCATCCGTTAAGTTCGGTGAATCTCACAGTTGCTGTTGAGGATACTATTGAACGCGGTTTGGCAGATGCTGTCATTTTGTCTGGTTGGTCTACGGGTAGCCCGACCAACTTAAAAGATTTGGAATTAGCCAGTGCTGTTGCCAATGGAACGCCCGTATTCATAGGCAGTGGAGCATCCTGGGAAAATATTGCTACACTGTTACAGGCAGCAGATGGTGTCATTGTTTCCAGTTCTCTCAAACGCCACGGTCGCCGCGAACAACCAATAGACCCGAATCGGGTAAGTCAGTTTGTGGAGGCTGCTCGCAAAGGCTGGAACTCCAAAGGAGAATCTCAATCTATTTCCTCAGTTAGTCGTTAGTAGTTAGTGGTGAGTTCAGTCCTACAGGCGAGTTTCTCGCGTCTTTGGATCTGGCGAAACCTAAGGGTTAGTGGCTCTATTAACTACTAACCGCTAACCCTTCGGTTTCACCAATCGCTAGGGCGTGGGAAACCCCTCCCTTGTATCTTCTTACGGAGACGCTACACGTTGCGAAGCTATGCCTGCACGGCTATACGCCCTTCAGGTATCTCAGGAGCACAGACACTATATGCAAGGCACACGCTCCGCGATGCCGTAGGCTATGCCCGTAAGGGCTATACGCGATGCGAAGCTATGCCCGCAACGGCTTACGCCAGTTCCGGTGGTCGCGGGAAACCAGCCTAAAGGGCTGGACTCACCAGTTGCCATAGGCGGGAAACCCGCCTGTGGCAATGAGCGTACCACGCACAAGGGAACGCACTGGTCTCACCACCTTCAGCGCTGGTCTCAGCACCAACCATTAACCACTTACGTTTTATGAATCGCCGCCGTTCTACTCCCTGGATTCACAGATGGTCGCGTGTACTAATAGGAGCGATCGCAATTCTTGGTGCAATCACAACAGCTTATTTAACTGTCGTAAAATTTACACAAGGAAGTACTGCCTGTCCCACCAAAAGTTGTGATTTAGTTCTCTCAAGCGAGTATGCTACAGTTTTTGGTCTACCCTTAGCCTTGTTTGGTTTTATTGCTTATGCTGGTATGACAACTTTTGCCCTAGCACCACTTGCATTCGACCCAGTACAAAAGAAAGACATCCGCACTAAGTTAGAAAATACAACTTGGTTGTTATTATTAGCAGGTGCGATCGCAATGTCTGTGTTCAGTGGCTACTTGATGTACCTGCTGTTTTTCAAAATCCAAGCAGTTTGCATTTACTGCCTCGGATCGGCATTGTTTTCTATTAGTATGTTAATCCTGACCATCATTGGTCGTAATTGGGAAGATCTCGGTCAAATTTTCTTCACAGCCATTGTCGTTGGCATGGTCACCTTAATTGGAACTTTAGGCATTTATGCTAATGTCAATAATCCTGTGGCAAATGCCAATTCAAATACTCCCACGTTATCACCAACAGGTCAACCCAAACTTGGCGTTGGTTGGGAAATTACCACGACTTCTGGTGAAGCAGAAATTCAGTTAGCACGTCACCTGACTAAAATAGGAACTAAGGAATTCGTGGCTTGGTGGTGTCCCCACTGTCACGAACAAAAGCAACTCTTTGGTAAAGAGGCGTACAAAGAAATTAGTAGAGTAGAGTGCGATCCCCAAGGTCAAACAGATCCCCGTCCAGATCTGTGTCAAGCTGCAGGGATTCAAGGTTATCCTACTTGGCAAATCAATGGGAAGCTTTATCCCAACGTACAATCATTAGAGAAATTAGCTCAAATTTCTGGATACCAAGGTCCTCGAAATTTTAAAAACTTTCCCCAAGCTTTTCAGAAGTAGCTGAATGAAGGCTAAAGTATCAGGGATAAGGTGTTAAGGATGAAGGAATTTCAGTAAGACTGAAGGATCGACTTTTTTACACTTCATCCTTATTTTGGTAATAGTAATGGATAAGCAGGTAAGCGAGCGTCTGTTCGGGTCTTTGTTAGCCGTGGAACAAAGACTTTATAGGGTAGGAAAGAAATCACTGACAGCTCTTAGCGTGACAGCATTTCTCTTATTGCTACGCTCTGTTGGATTCTTACAATCCTCAGAGTGGACAGCATTGGACTATTTTTTTCAAATGCGTCCGCCAGAATCATTACCAGAACGCATTACTATTGTAGAGATCGACGAACCTTCTCTGAGATCCATTAAGTCGTGGCCAATTCCAGATAAAGATATAGCCCAACTCATACAGAAGATACAACGTCACCGACCTCGGGCTATTGGCTTGGATGTCTACCGCGATTTCCCTGTGGAACCGGGTCATCAAGAATTAGTAAATACGTTTAAATCAGTACCAAATTTAGTCGGTATTGAACTCTTGTCAAACGATGACAAAAAGAACGGAGTTGCACCCCCCCCAACACTCAATAAGTACAACCAAGTCGGTTTTAACAATGTTCTGTTTGATGCTGATGGAAAAGTTCGTCGCAACATTTTATACTGGCACGTTAACAATAAGCCACACCTAAGTTTTTCCCTAAAATTGGCTTTACTTTACTTAAGGCAAGAAGGTATTACTCCCAAAGAAGC
It encodes the following:
- a CDS encoding DUF6745 domain-containing protein, whose product is MVAVSWIALNKNFVGRFVDYLALKFQQALNLAIEQLIAPVLLEELRLGYFHKLDEQLTGIVDILYTTQEIVGEALLDRFGDDCDTLWTRYIEDATECYARGVDFASCAYYSYLDAIGINYPMLAWWLTAKHCGFWWAFKDVAVITPKPSAIYLNTEGRLCAKGMPAVVYCGFRIYSDGGINHWEIDPEGFDLQS
- a CDS encoding DEAD/DEAH box helicase, which produces MNLSFLDLGLSTERIEQLEKLGFSAPTNIQSQAIPHLLSGRDVVGQSQTGTGKTAAFSLPILERIDINQKAVQALVLTPTRELAIQVHDAISEFIGTQGLKALAIYGGQSIDRQILQLKRGVHIVVGTPGRVIDLLDRGSLKLDRVKWMVLDEADEMLSMGFIDDVEKILSQAPEERQTALFSATMPPSIRQLVNRFLNSPVTITVEQPKAAPNKINQVAYVVPRHWTKAKALQPILEMEDPETALIFVRTRRTAAELTNQLQSAGHSVDEYHGDLSQQARERLLTRFRNRQVRWVVATDIAARGLDVDQLSHVINFDLPDSVETYVHRIGRTGRAGKEGTAITLVQPFERRKQQLFERHIKQNWQVLSIPTRAQIEAKQLDKLQVQVREALAGERLASFLPIVNELSEKYDPQAIAAAALQITYDQTRPAWLQTEDIPEEDLVPPTPKPRLRSNRRGEGGGDRDRHRSSWGEGGNQEGDKRTPKPKLRTGGGRRESSNRGESSGLPKKLGSSAATRESAS
- the rimO gene encoding 30S ribosomal protein S12 methylthiotransferase RimO, with the protein product MGDKPTIAISHLGCEKNRIDTEHMLGLLVEAGYSVDTNEELAEYVIVNTCSFIEAAREESVRTLVELAEADKKIVITGCMAQHFQEQLLEELPEAVAVVGTGDYHKIVDVIQKVEQGHRVKFVSEQPTYIADETTPRYRTTTEGVAYLRVAEGCDYRCAFCIIPHLRGNQRSRSIESIVTEAEQLASQGVQEIILISQITTNYGTDIYGKPKLAELLRALGKVNVPWIRMHYAYPTGLTPDVIAVIKQNNNVLPYLDLPLQHSHPEILRAMNRPWQGRVNDAIIERIKDELPEAVLRTTFIVGFPGESDEHFEHLLQFVKRHEFDHVGVFTFSPEEGTPAYNLPNQISQEIMDERRNAVMELQQPISLKKNQQEIGKVVDVLIEQEHPQTGELAGRSGRFAPEVDGQVFVKGNARLGSIVPVTIQNADAYDLYGHIVNN
- the btpA gene encoding photosystem I biogenesis protein BtpA, with product MDLYQLFKTRTPIIGVVHLLPLPTSPRWGGSLKAVIDRAEQEATALASGGVDGIIVENFFDAPFTKHQVDPAVVSAMSVVTQRVQSLVTVPVGINVLRNDGRSAMAIATCVKAQFIRVNVLTGVMATDQGIIEGDAYQLLRYRRELGSDVKIFADVLVKHAHPLSSVNLTVAVEDTIERGLADAVILSGWSTGSPTNLKDLELASAVANGTPVFIGSGASWENIATLLQAADGVIVSSSLKRHGRREQPIDPNRVSQFVEAARKGWNSKGESQSISSVSR
- a CDS encoding vitamin K epoxide reductase family protein, with amino-acid sequence MNRRRSTPWIHRWSRVLIGAIAILGAITTAYLTVVKFTQGSTACPTKSCDLVLSSEYATVFGLPLALFGFIAYAGMTTFALAPLAFDPVQKKDIRTKLENTTWLLLLAGAIAMSVFSGYLMYLLFFKIQAVCIYCLGSALFSISMLILTIIGRNWEDLGQIFFTAIVVGMVTLIGTLGIYANVNNPVANANSNTPTLSPTGQPKLGVGWEITTTSGEAEIQLARHLTKIGTKEFVAWWCPHCHEQKQLFGKEAYKEISRVECDPQGQTDPRPDLCQAAGIQGYPTWQINGKLYPNVQSLEKLAQISGYQGPRNFKNFPQAFQK